A part of Aegilops tauschii subsp. strangulata cultivar AL8/78 chromosome 2, Aet v6.0, whole genome shotgun sequence genomic DNA contains:
- the LOC109762136 gene encoding uncharacterized protein produces the protein MGKKGKRRGEAAATGAPEEAAEQEAPAASAAASDSATPRRSRRRGGDAGAAQEASATVHALDPADAGKGTTDREKKPQLNERKKNKREQSPCAASSSADAAATGKSGVDCTDGEGVIGDSEVRKKRKKNKKIMQEPSSSTVSDDNAVEVNKSGVGCKHVEDVPGDDEASRRPRNEEDLGFSAANIAEQDVPKGKKKPKLGKRNKNKQEPSFPAVVDAAIVIGKSENESTDGKGVPGISEISKSPRNGEGQDCPKVNIVAKETLERKKPEPRKWKKNKQGRSRAAVSDDGAVEADKSGNVGTDGDDALGDAHVSMSTVEDPCCPEANMAEKGTQEKKKRKPKKRKNNKEGSPSVVLDTGAVVADEYGNSCMNGDGAPQDGEASISPRDGEDPNCPGVNIAEKGVPKLKKNKLKKWKKKNQEQSPSTLLDAGDVVPDKSGRGSTNVEAASRGADVTTSPRPGEGPECPNANITEHLVEENKVNEDYSQEPKLKKQKKCKQDQSPSVIPDTSGVVVDKIEKGYIEGEGGEGLPGDTEISMSPRNGKGPDCPEVNIAENSVEGKNENNGNSQKPKRKKRKRKKRAQVAVTEAPAVGDVSSDERKDVCRTGTVKVTGSMGYSICESEVTAKNVVQDMYSPGGSLVRFQRKKLLILDLNGLLADITPIHRNSRDSRLAHAKVRGKYVFIRPYHDDFLRFCFQNFELGVWSSRMKVNVDDVVDILMKDLRRHLLFCWDASHCTTTKCSTLENQRKPLVLKELKKLWNKEDPDLPWEQGEFSPSNTLLVDDSPYKALCNPPHTAIFPQPYSYHNRTDNSLGPGGDLRVYLENLAAADDVQRYVQEHPFGQPFITESDPNWDFYAKIRDRLEKREKCAA, from the exons ATGGGGAAGAAGGGCAAGCGGCGGGGCGAGGCCGCCGCTacgggtgcgccggaggaggctGCCGAGCAGGAGGCTCCCGCGGCATCCGCTGCCGCTTCTGATTCAGCCACGCCGAGGAGGAGCaggcgacggggcggcgacgcCGGGGCCGCGCAGGAGGCCTCCGCCACCGTACACGCACTGGATCCCGCCGATGCAG GGAAGGGGACAACGGACAGGGAAAAGAAGCCTCAGCTCAACGAACGAAAGAAGAATAAGAGGGAGCAATCTCCTTGTGCTGCTTCATCGAGTGCTGATGCTGCCGCCACGGGTAAATCAGGTGTTGACTGCACTGATGGGGAAGGTGTTATAGGAGACTCTGAAGTTcgcaagaaaagaaaaaagaataagAAGATTATGCAGGAGCCATCCTCTTCTACTGTGTCTGATGACAATGCTGTTGAGGTAAACAAATCCGGAGTTGGCTGCAAACATGTGGAAGATGTACCGGGAGATGATGAAGCTAGTAGGCGTCCCAGAAATGAAGAGGATCTAGGCTTTTCTGCTGCAAACATTGCAGAACAGGATGTACCGAAGGGTAAGAAGAAGCCCAAGCTGGGGAAACGGAATAAGAACAAGCAAGAACCATCATTTCCTGCTGTAGTGGATGCTGCCATTGTGATTGGTAAATCTGAAAATGAAAGTACAGATGGGAAGGGCGTTCCAGGAATTTCTGAAATTAGTAAGAGTCCCAGAAATGGAGAGGGTCAAGATTGTCCCAAGGTAAACATTGTGGCGAAGGAGACACTGGAGAGGAAGAAGCCTGAACCCAGGAAATGGAAGAAGAATAAGCAGGGGCGATCACGTGCTGCTGTGTCTGATGATGGTGCTGTTGAGGCAGACAAATCTGGAAATGTTGGCACAGATGGGGATGATGCTTTGGGAGATGCGCATGTTAGTATGAGCACGGTAGAGGATCCATGCTGTCCAGAGGCAAACATGGCAGAGAAGGGGACACAGGAGAAGAAGAAGCGTAAGCCCAAGAAACGAAAGAATAATAAGGAAGGATCCCCTTCTGTTGTACTTGATACTGGTGCTGTTGTGGCAGATGAATATGGAAATAGCTGTATGAATGGTGATGGTGCACCACAGGATGGTGAAGCTAGTATTAGCCCTAGAGATGGAGAGGACCCAAACTGTCCTGGGGTAAACATTGCAGAGAAGGGGGTACCAAAGTTGAAGAAGAATAAGCTCAAAAAATGGAAGAAGAAGAACCAGGAGCAATCCCCTTCTACCTTGTTGGATGCCGGTGATGTTGTGCCAGATAAATCAGGACGTGGCAGCACAAATGTGGAAGCTGCATCCAGAGGTGCTGATGTCACTACAAGTCCCAGACCTGGAGAGGGTCCAGAATGTCCCAATGCAAACATAACTGAGCATTTGGTGGAGGAAAATAAAGTGAATGAAGACTACTCTCAGGAACCTAAGCTCAAGAAACAGAAGAAATGTAAGCAAGATCAATCCCCTTCTGTTATACCAGACACCAGTGGTGTTGTGGTGGATAAAATTGAAAAGGGCTACATAGAAGGCGAAGGAGGGGAAGGTCTACCAGGAGATACTGAAATCAGTATGAGTCCCAGAAATGGAAAGGGACCAGATTGTCCTGAGGTAAACATAGCTGAAAATTCGGTGGAGGGAAAGAATGAGAATAACGGCAACTCTCAGAAGCCTAAGCGGAAGAAACggaaaaggaagaagagggcTCAAGTAGCTGTTACTGAGGCACCTGCGGTGGGTGATGTCAGCTCAGATGAAAGGAAGGATGTGTGTAGGACAGGTACCGTGAAGGTTACAGGAAGTATGGGATACTCTATATGTGAATCTGAGGTTACTGCAAAAAATGTTGTCCAGGATATGTACTCACCAGGAGGATCGCTTGTAAGGTTTCAGAGGAAAAAACTTCTTATTCTTGATCTTAATGGTCTGCTTGCGGATATCACTCCAATCCACCGCAACTCTCGCGACTCTCGCTTGGCACATGCAAAAGTTCGAGGCAAATATG TCTTCATAAGACCATACCATGACGATTTTCTGAGATTTTGCTTCCAGAACTTTGAGCTAGGGGTATGGTCGTCAAGAATGAA AGTAAATGTGGATGATGTTGTCGATATCCTTATGAAAGATCTCAGGCGACACTTGCTATTCTGCTGG GATGCATCTCACTGCACTACTACCAAGTGTAGTACTCTTGAAAATCAACGCAAACCCTTAGTACTGAAGGAACTAAAGAAACTGTGGAATAAAGAGGACCCTGATCTTCCGTGGGAGCAAGGGGAATTTTCGCCTTCGAATACTTTGCTTGTGGATGATTCCCCTTACAAGGCTCTGTGCAATCCG CCACACACTGCCATTTTCCCACAACCCTACAGCTACCATAACAGGACGGATAATTCATTGG GACCAGGTGGAGATCTTCGTGTGTATCTAGAGAACCTTGCTGCTGCAGATGATGTTCAGCGTTATGTTCAGGAGCACCCTTTTGGTCAACCTTTCATTACTGAGAGTGATCCGAATTGGGATTTCTATGCAAAAATACGTGACAGACTGGAGAAGCGAGAGAAGTGTGCCGCTTGA
- the LOC109762145 gene encoding protein LONGIFOLIA 1, producing the protein MPAKYLEALGEDRRPDLHRQIGCVTGILQAFDRRYPIAAHHSHKRLLPPGNALSSSPSVGEERTRYGPQIVLDKNFSKSWIENQRATSTMETSSSSCSSFSSLDGNRSTQQDLSSTDRMLFPEKPFKCSPRLKSSPESDNGPDYLLVDTLTNTPSAQSSHPTLGIRNLVKDSIYRDTRDLSARTSTMEAAVADYTYNRGGGDPATCLDESPSSDIQGKSKGTMDINESLRVLAKLRESSWSPSESGHQPRLSYDAPRFSYDGRESASKHREMPRLSLDIKEGPLRTREMDSRPKPNMDDTERSTSFGSDKESNAEIQKEQPAASKRLPSVVAKLMGLEELPEPSDNKVISPQAPKSLQERKQEHILLPLSLSSHNEPARRQHRNLDATIRNVPNSKFPAETAPWKQERIVLPRKLPKGSKGAHGKEQPAASVYSEIEKRLNDLDFQHSNKDLRALKQILDSMQAKGLLQNKKREEASMIKLYDDDYNNQEVTDANPRLSCNTNSNQMSEGAPSPSMEEESIADKFFKSPIVIMKPANSADLSGDADSPVVPLRGLSDLPQLRTVNSTDKRKMPKINRAAAEQRLKSSPTVPASQPLASDRRPNGRNEVTSRKQKSSSQLMTESSSRRQQLPRDNNGMLKHKNSTSPRLPQKKLDMERRSRLPVPSPEANKNQRQSVDKSHLDTVSPRSKVRRKLAQGEDGHQNVAKSRTRSLNQQGDDMSLMSDGSMSVVSELDIEVTSADRSAEVNASNFQQGNQTPLGRNPQKVKTSYDANKDLSSVDHAAAVPERPSPVSVLDYSFDQENLFRTSKTSDSPNVDDQRHLSDAKPTKPTAQSENNKLANVASLLQKLQQLTVTKDDDEAPPVDHIAFLCETQIPDHRYVSEILLASGLLMKDLGTGLSQIQLHASGYPINPDLFLVLEQRKSGWTSKPEGVHQSRRSDDPKRAHRKLMFDAVNMLLLEKFEKETSVHAASSLTGAREVSSGQQLVKAICSEIEYLKTERSRMCQEKSSSVIPDAEILHRLEGWTTSFGQQQLPGMILEIERSIFKELVDEVVRGEAADGPQARAGRRGRRRLFT; encoded by the exons ATGCCGGCCAAGTACCTTGAGGCGCTGGGAGAGGACAGGCGGCCGGACCTGCACCGCCAGATCGGCTGCGTCACCGGGATCCTGCAGGCCTTCGACCGCCGCTACCCCATCGCCGCCCACCACTCCCACAAGAGGCTTCTCCCCCCAG GCAATGCACTGTCAAGCAGTCCGAGCGTAGGGGAAGAGCGCACAAGATACGGACCCCAGATTGTTCTC GACAAGAACTTCAGTAAAAGCTGGATCGAAAATCAAAGAGCAACGTCAACAATGGAGACCTCATCATCATCATGTTCATCGTTTTCCTCCCTTGATGGCAATAGATCAACACAACAGGACCTATCCTCAACTGATCGAATGCTATTTCCGGAGAAACCATTCAAGTGCTCGCCGAGGCTCAAGAGCTCGCCTGAGAGTGACAATGGACCGGACTACCTCCTGGTTGATACCCTCACCAACACACCCTCAGCTCAATCCAGCCACCCTACTCTTGGTATAAGAAATCTGGTAAAGGATTCGATTTACAGAGATACTCGTGATTTGTCAGCCAGAACTTCCACAATGGAAGCAGCAGTGGCAGATTACACATACAACCGTGGAGGTGGAGATCCAGCAACATGCTTGGATGAGTCCCCTAGCAGTGATATCCAAGGAAAGAGCAAGGGAACCATGGACATCAATGAGTCGCTCCGAGTGCTGGCCAAGCTCAGGGAATCCTCTTGGAGTCCATCTGAATCTGGCCACCAACCAAGGCTGTCTTACGATGCTCCTCGGTTCTCATACGACGGGAGGGAATCGGCATCAAAACATAGGGAGATGCCAAGATTGTCGCTGGACATCAAGGAAGGCCCTCTTAGGACCCGGGAAATGGACTCGCGGCCGAAGCCGAACATGGATGACACAGAGAGGAGTACCAGTTTTGGTTCTGATAAAGAATCCAATGCAGAGATCCAGAAAGAACAACCGGCAGCCTCTAAGCGTCTTCCAAGTGTCGTTGCAAAACTCATGGGTTTGGAAGAGTTGCCTGAGCCCAGCGACAACAAGGTGATATCACCGCAGGCACCCAAATCACTTCAAGAGAGGAAGCAAGAACATATACTGCTCCCTTTGAGCCTCTCCTCGCATAATGAGCCTGCTCGTAGGCAACACAGGAATCTGGATGCAACAATCAGGAATGTTCCTAACTCTAAGTTCCCAGCTGAAACCGCACCTTGGAAGCAGGAAAGGATCGTGCTACCCAGAAAATTGCCGAAAGGGTCCAAGGGGGCTCATGGAAAAGAGCAACCTGCTGCATCAGTTTACAGTGAGATAGAGAAACGACTCAATGACCTTGATTTCCAGCACTCAAACAAGGACCTGAGGGCACTTAAGCAGATCCTGGACTCGATGCAAGCAAAAGGACTGTTACAGAACAAGAAACGCGAGGAAGCATCAATGATCAAGTTATATGATGATGACTACAATAACCAAGAGGTGACTGATGCTAATCCGAGACTGAGCTGTAACACAAACTCCAATCAGATGTCTGAAGGGGCCCCATCGCCATCAATGGAAGAAGAGAGCATTGCAGACAAATTCTTTAAATCTCCTATTGTGATCATGAAGCCTGCAAATTCCGCAGACTTGTCGGGTGACGCAGATTCTCCTGTTGTTCCATTGAGGGGGCTCTCAGATTTACCGCAGCTGCGGACAGTCAATAGCACTGACAAAAGGAAAATGCCAAAGATCAATAGGGCAGCTGCTGAGCAACGTCTGAAATCTAGTCCAACGGTGCCTGCTTCTCAACCCCTTGCTTCTGATAGGAGACCAAATGGAAGAAATGAAGTGACGAGCAGGAAACAGAAGTCTAGTTCGCAGTTGATGACTGAGAGCTCATCCAGAAGACAGCAGTTACCAAGAGACAATAATGGAATGCTAAAGCATAAAAACTCCACTAGCCCCAGATTACCACAGAAAAAGCTCGACATGGAGCGAAGGTCTAGATTGCCTGTTCCTTCTCCTGAGGCTAACAAGAACCAAAGGCAATCTGTGGATAAGAGTCACTTGGATACAGTATCACCCAGAAGCAAAGTTAGAAGAAAGCTTGCTCAAGGTGAAGATGGTCATCAAAATGTTGCAAAGAGCAGGACAAGAAGTCTTAACCAGCAAGGCGATGATATGTCTTTAATGTCGGATGGCAGTATGAGTGTTGTATCAGAGCTGGACATAGAAGTAACAAGTGCTGACAGATCTGCAGAAGTTAATGCATCGAACTTCCAACAAGGCAATCAAACTCCACTAGGAAGGAATCCACAAAAAGTG AAAACCTCTTATGATGCAAACAAGGACCTGTCATCTGTGGATCACGCAGCAGCTGTCCCTGAGCGGCCAAGTCCAGTCTCTGTCTTGGACTATTCATTTGACCAGGAGAATTTGTTCCGTACCAGCAAGACCTCAGATTCACCTAATGTTG ATGATCAGCGGCATCTATCAGATGCAAAGCCAACAAAGCCCACTGCTCAGTCCGAGAACAACAAGCTCGCAAATGTAGCGAGCCTTCTTCAGAAGCTCCAGCAATTGACTGTAACCAAGGATGACGATGAGGCCCCTCCTGTGGATCACATTGCTTTCTTGTGTGAGACACAAATTCCGGACCACCGCTATGTGTCGGAGATCCTACTGGCCTCGGGCCTTCTGATGAAAGACCTGGGTACGGGCCTGTCGCAAATCCAGCTCCACGCCTCGGGCTACCCCATCAATCCTGACTTGTTCCTCGTGCTGGAGCAACGCAAGTCCGGATGGACCTCCAAACCTGAGGGCGTCCATCAAAGCAGAAGGTCTGACGACCCCAAGAGAGCTCACCGGAAGCTAATGTTCGATGCCGTGAACATGCTCCTCCTCGAGAAGTTTGAGAAAGAAACCTCGGTCCATGCGGCTAGCTCGCTCACCGGAGCCAGGGAGGTGTCCAGCGGTCAGCAGCTGGTGAAGGCCATTTGCTCAGAGATCGAGTACCTGAAGACAGAGAGATCGCGGATGTGCCAGGAGAAGAGCAGCAGTGTGATACCTGACGCAGAGATCCTGCACAGGCTGGAAGGGTGGACGACGAGCTTCGGCCAGCAGCAGCTCCCCGGCATGATACTGGAGATCGAGAGGTCAATATTCAAGGAGCTCGTCGACGAGGTGGTTCGTGGCGAGGCTGCCGACGGGCCACAGGCAAGGGCTGGCAGGCGCGGCAGGAGGCGCCTCTTCACTTGA